In a single window of the Deltaproteobacteria bacterium genome:
- a CDS encoding PAS domain S-box protein, producing MTTLDDLLAGLDGPVVAALGRSGYGVVVTIDRGDGPQIVHANDAAVAILGYAAADLAARPALDHLVQDDRTRVEEMVRLARAGEVVPSPIEIGIVRKSGERAVVEVGATVVPVAEGTASVAFFRDVSERRALRSRLALADRMATVGTVAAGVAHEINNPLTYVLLNLDRMASALDAITGPPHAVDRLRDALAHARDGAQRVRSIVSDLRSFSRASEDTADIDVRRVVRSAVNIAGNTIRERARLVEALDETPPVRASESRLGQVFLNLLVNAAQAIAPGAPDRNLVRVSTRFDGHRIVVEVADSGCGMPPAILRRAFDPFFTTKPIGVGTGLGLSICHKIVTSLGGEIEAESRDGAGSVFRVYLPRA from the coding sequence ATGACCACGCTCGACGATCTGCTCGCCGGTCTCGACGGGCCGGTCGTGGCGGCCCTCGGCCGGTCGGGCTACGGCGTCGTCGTCACGATCGATCGGGGCGACGGGCCGCAGATCGTACACGCGAACGACGCGGCGGTCGCGATCCTCGGCTACGCCGCAGCGGACCTCGCCGCTCGCCCCGCCCTCGACCACCTGGTGCAGGACGACCGCACACGGGTCGAAGAGATGGTGCGGCTCGCCCGGGCCGGCGAGGTCGTGCCGAGTCCAATCGAGATCGGCATCGTGCGCAAGTCGGGCGAGCGCGCCGTCGTGGAAGTCGGCGCGACGGTCGTTCCGGTGGCCGAAGGCACGGCGTCGGTCGCGTTCTTTCGCGACGTCAGCGAGCGCAGAGCGCTGCGGTCGCGGCTGGCGCTCGCCGACCGGATGGCGACGGTCGGCACGGTCGCTGCCGGCGTGGCGCACGAGATCAACAACCCGCTGACCTACGTGCTGCTCAATCTCGATCGAATGGCCTCCGCCCTCGATGCGATCACCGGGCCGCCACACGCCGTCGACCGCCTGCGCGACGCGCTCGCCCACGCGCGCGACGGAGCGCAGCGCGTACGCAGCATCGTCAGCGACCTGCGGTCGTTTTCGCGCGCGAGCGAGGACACCGCGGACATCGACGTGCGCCGCGTCGTGCGGTCGGCCGTCAACATCGCCGGCAACACCATTCGCGAGCGAGCCCGTCTGGTCGAGGCGCTCGACGAGACGCCGCCGGTCCGAGCCAGCGAAAGCCGCCTCGGCCAGGTGTTCCTCAACCTGCTCGTCAACGCCGCGCAGGCGATCGCCCCCGGCGCCCCCGACCGCAATCTCGTGCGCGTGAGCACCCGCTTCGACGGCCATCGGATCGTGGTCGAGGTCGCCGATTCCGGCTGCGGCATGCCGCCGGCCATCTTGCGCCGCGCGTTCGATCCGTTTTTCACCACCAAACCGATCGGCGTGGGCACCGGTTTGGGGTTGTCGATCTGTCACAAGATCGTGACGTCGCTCGGCGGCGAGATCGAGGCCGAAAGCCGCGATGGCGCCGGCAGCGTGTTTCGCGTATATTTGCCGCGCGCGTAA
- a CDS encoding TonB-dependent receptor, with protein sequence MAPAACFAYICRARKPYGRRDSPMVPRVVSLTVLAAVLALPQIARAAPLAGTVLDGDTLAPVPGATVEVVGTAQRATADAAGRFQFADLPPGTLVVRVSAPGYSAADVPVDLGPGGVADLVIILAREGAEAAGETIEIVGKAPRIVDAPGETELDRRELVKLPGTRGDSMQVVKSLPGVANADAAGSGPGLLVIRGAAPEDSLFLVDGVQIPLVYHFFGLQSVLPSEFIDDIEFLPGGFGAEEGRATGGIVHIHTRPSRATTWTGFAELSFINLAGYVEGPLSREHNLTITAAARRSLIDAILPAAIPDDIDLSFTTAPRYYDGQLRIDWQPSARHRFTALGLVSSDVLELLLDEENANDPEATGTFFNQTVFSRVHATWRYDRPAVSSTAIAAVGTRQFRVEVGQDNFLDGDGGFVEVREDVTWRAHPRVTVRAGADIQAQRGTFRSRFPLPPQEGNPDMPNLTTDPPVDLDLDFDDTWVAGYVAADVSPVPAARVTPGVRWDYYDRIGAHTVSPRLQVKVEVAPRWAVLAALGQYSRPLDQAEAVPRDLSPEIAYQYVLGGEHDLSDAVRATGSVFYTDRRRLVVQDRARAGDDPLDVFVNQGYGRSFGAEALVRARTDHFFGWVAYTLSRSDRVDGPGQPRRLFDYDQTHNFIAVASWQVGAWTFGGRWQYTTGEPITPIVGSVFLSDLNVYAPVFGEVNSDRLEDAHQLDVRVDRTWSFRTWKLSAYLDITNVYAHARTLGYQYSFDYQDREAFTTLPIFPAIGVRGTF encoded by the coding sequence ATGGCGCCGGCAGCGTGTTTCGCGTATATTTGCCGCGCGCGTAAGCCGTACGGCCGTCGCGACTCCCCCATGGTACCCCGTGTCGTCAGCCTGACCGTCCTCGCCGCCGTCCTCGCGCTGCCGCAGATTGCGCGCGCCGCGCCGCTGGCCGGCACTGTGCTCGACGGCGACACGCTCGCGCCCGTCCCCGGAGCCACGGTCGAAGTCGTCGGCACGGCGCAGCGCGCGACTGCGGACGCCGCCGGGCGCTTTCAGTTCGCCGACCTTCCGCCGGGTACCCTCGTCGTGCGCGTGAGTGCGCCCGGCTACTCCGCAGCCGACGTACCGGTCGACCTCGGGCCGGGCGGGGTCGCCGACCTGGTCATCATCCTCGCGCGCGAAGGCGCCGAAGCCGCGGGAGAGACGATCGAGATCGTCGGCAAGGCGCCGCGCATCGTCGACGCGCCGGGCGAGACCGAACTCGATCGCCGCGAGTTGGTCAAGCTCCCCGGCACGCGCGGCGACTCCATGCAGGTCGTCAAGAGCTTGCCGGGCGTCGCGAACGCCGACGCGGCCGGCAGCGGGCCCGGGTTGCTCGTGATCCGAGGTGCGGCGCCGGAAGACTCGCTGTTCCTGGTCGACGGCGTGCAGATCCCGCTTGTCTACCACTTCTTCGGCCTGCAGTCGGTGCTGCCGTCCGAGTTCATCGACGACATCGAGTTCCTCCCCGGTGGATTCGGCGCCGAAGAGGGCCGCGCGACGGGCGGCATCGTTCACATCCACACGCGGCCGAGCCGCGCGACGACGTGGACCGGGTTCGCCGAGCTGTCGTTCATCAACCTCGCCGGGTACGTCGAGGGACCGCTGTCGCGCGAGCACAATCTGACCATCACCGCCGCCGCACGGCGATCGCTCATCGACGCGATCTTGCCCGCCGCGATCCCGGACGACATCGACCTGTCGTTCACCACCGCGCCGCGCTACTACGACGGCCAGCTGCGCATCGACTGGCAGCCGTCCGCACGGCATCGGTTCACCGCCCTCGGCCTGGTGAGCTCCGACGTGCTCGAGCTGCTGCTGGACGAGGAGAACGCCAACGATCCGGAAGCGACCGGCACGTTCTTCAACCAGACCGTGTTCTCGCGCGTGCACGCGACCTGGCGCTACGACCGGCCGGCCGTGTCGTCGACGGCGATCGCCGCAGTGGGCACGCGCCAGTTCCGGGTCGAGGTCGGACAGGACAACTTCCTCGACGGCGACGGCGGGTTCGTCGAGGTGCGCGAGGACGTCACGTGGCGGGCGCACCCGCGGGTCACCGTGCGCGCCGGAGCGGACATCCAGGCGCAGCGGGGCACGTTCCGATCGCGGTTCCCGCTGCCGCCGCAGGAGGGCAACCCGGACATGCCGAACCTCACCACGGATCCGCCGGTCGACCTCGATCTCGATTTCGACGATACGTGGGTGGCGGGGTATGTTGCGGCCGACGTGTCGCCCGTACCCGCGGCGCGGGTCACGCCGGGCGTGCGCTGGGACTATTACGATCGGATCGGCGCGCATACGGTGTCGCCTCGGCTGCAGGTCAAGGTCGAAGTCGCGCCGCGCTGGGCGGTGCTCGCCGCGCTCGGCCAGTACAGCCGCCCGCTCGACCAGGCCGAGGCCGTCCCGCGCGATCTGTCCCCGGAGATCGCCTACCAGTACGTGCTCGGCGGCGAGCACGACCTGTCCGACGCGGTGCGCGCGACGGGCTCCGTGTTCTACACGGATCGCCGCCGGCTGGTGGTGCAGGACCGCGCGCGCGCCGGCGACGACCCGCTCGACGTATTCGTCAACCAGGGCTACGGTCGCTCGTTCGGCGCTGAAGCGCTCGTGCGCGCGCGCACCGACCACTTCTTCGGATGGGTCGCCTACACGCTGTCGCGGTCGGATCGCGTCGACGGCCCCGGCCAGCCGCGCCGGCTGTTCGACTACGACCAGACGCACAACTTCATCGCGGTCGCGAGCTGGCAAGTCGGCGCGTGGACGTTCGGCGGCCGCTGGCAGTACACCACCGGCGAGCCGATCACGCCGATCGTCGGCTCCGTGTTCCTGTCGGACCTCAACGTGTACGCGCCGGTGTTCGGCGAGGTCAACAGCGACCGGCTCGAGGACGCGCACCAGCTCGACGTGCGCGTCGATCGAACGTGGTCGTTCCGGACGTGGAAGCTGTCGGCCTACCTCGACATCACGAACGTGTACGCCCACGCGCGCACGCTCGGCTACCAGTACAGCTTCGACTACCAGGATCGCGAGGCGTTCACGACGCTGCCGATCTTTCCGGCGATCGGCGTGAGGGGGACGTTCTGA